A window of Zingiber officinale cultivar Zhangliang chromosome 5A, Zo_v1.1, whole genome shotgun sequence contains these coding sequences:
- the LOC121981053 gene encoding brefeldin A-inhibited guanine nucleotide-exchange protein 5-like isoform X3, translating to MGMKEEGAEVATKTRLLSLELLQGLLEGVDYSFTKNFHFIDSVKAYLSYALLRASVSSSPVVFQYATGIFAVLLLRFRECLKGEIGIFFPLIVLKSLESNENVLSQRTSVLRMLEKVCKDSQMLADIFVNYDCDLQAPNLFERTVNALSKIAQGTVTIDPNSITATQIASAKGSSLQSLVSVLKSLVDWEKLKGESAKHGNIVQSLEAEVSATDTASINDQKNTDDGLNQFEKAKAHKSTMEAALLEFNRKPAKGIQFLLANKLVEGKASSIAQFLKSTPNLDKAMIGEYLGQHEELPLAVMNAYVDSMKFSGLKFDTSIREFLTGFRLPGEAQKIDRIMEKFAERFCADNPGLFKNADTAYVLAYAVLMLNTDAHNPMVWPKMSKSDFILMNSVNDVEECAPKELLEEIYDSIVKEEIKMKDDTPDASKSSRGRPESEESGHLVNILNLSLPKKKFGFDTKVESEKIKKQIQIFFRNKGEKRGVFYTAEQVELVRPMLEAVGWPLLATFSVTMEEGDNKPRVILCMEGISAGIHLTRVLGMDTMCYAFLTSLVRFTFLHVPKEMQSKNVEALRTLLILCDMDTDSLQDTWNAVLECVSRLEYITSTPSIAITVMQGSNQTSRDAVLQSLKELAGKPAEQVFVNSVKLPSDSIVEFFTALCSVSAEELKQTPARVFSLQKLVEISYYNMARIRLVWARIWSVLAQHFISVGSHHEEKVAMYAIDSLRQLSMKYLERAELTNFTFQNDILKPFVILMRISHNEKIRSLIVDCIVQMIKSKVGSIKSGWRSVFMIFTAAADDESESIVESAFENVEQVILEHFDQVVGDCFMDCVNCFIHFANNKSSPRISLKAIALLRICEDRLAEGFIPGGALNPVDGGLESNFDVTEHYLFPMLAGLSDLTLDPRLEVRNCALEVLFDLLNERGKKFSSTFWESIFHRILFPIFDHVRHAGREGIVSTNEEWLRETSIHSLQLLCNLFNTFYTEVSFMLPPLLGFLLDCAKKTDQSVVSISLGALVHLIEVGGHQFSDGDWDTLLKSIRDASYMTQPLELLNSLGFVNSKNQTILSKDSEAEDGGSTVKTINENRKDEMVLDNQSLVDTEESGKSISSTKDHLGSNLQANLEESNGLPSPSGGLPKPTEAADFQRSQTFGQRIMDNLLRNLTSKSKNGTNDVDTASPTKSPDAAEPIPDDNDEDENPMMETIKGKCITQLLLLGALDSIQKKYWNKLNFHHKITVMDILLSLVEFASTYNSPSNLILRMQYLPLERLPLNLLRQEMTGTSIYLEILHKSTGTDINKNSHKPLNSEEKLLNVAEEKLVAFCGQILMEASDLKRSSEVGSANIHRVLDLRAPVIVKVLEGMRSMNSLIFRKHLREFYPLITKLIRCDQMEVRGAVGDLLGAQLTPLLP from the exons ATGGGGATGAAAGAAGAGGGTGCTGAGGTGGCCACCAAGACGAGACTATTGTCTCTTGAGCTTTTGCAG GGTTTGCTGGAAGGAGTTGACTATTCCTTTACGAAAAATTTCCATTTTATTGACTCAGTTAAGGCATATCTTTCATATGCTTTGTTGCGAGCTTCTGTTTCTTCTTCCCCAGTGGTTTTTCAG TATGCAACTGGAATATTTGCTGTTCTTTTGCTCCGTTTTAGAGAATGTCTTAAG GGAGAAATTGGCATCTTTTTTCCATTGATCGTTTTAAAATCATTGGAAAGTAATGAGAATGTGCTTAGCCAAAGGACAAGTGTTCTCCG GATGCTTGAGAAAGTATGCAAGGACTCCCAAATGCTTGCAGACATATTCGTTAACTATGATTGTGATCTTCAGGCACCAAACCTTTTTGAACGCACG GTAAATGCATTATCAAAGATAGCCCAAGGAACTGTAACTATTGATCCCAACTCAATTACTGCAACACAGATTGCTTCTGCTAAAGGTTCATCACTTCAG AGCTTGGTGAGTGTGCTCAAATCACTGGTTGATTGGGAAAAGCTTAAAGGAGAATCTGCTAAGCATGGTAATATTGTTCAGTCTCTTGAAGCGGAAGTTTCAGCTACAGATACTGCTTCAATTAATGACCAGAAGAATACTGATGATGGATTAAACCAATTTGAGAAGGCTAAAGCTCACAAATCCACAATGGAAGCAGCCCTCTTAGAG TTCAACCGAAAGCCAGCAAAAGGGATACAATTTCTATTGGCTAATAAGTTGGTTGAGGGTAAAGCTTCTTCAATTGCTCAATTCCTGAAGAGCACACCTAATTTGGATAAG GCAATGATTGGTGAATATTTAGGCCAGCATGAGGAACTTCCTCTTGCTGTTATGAATGCATATGTTGATTCCATGAAGTTCTCAGGATTGAAGTTTGATACTTCAATTCGTGAATTCCTAACAGGATTTCGACTTCCTGGTGAAGCACAAAAAATTGATCGAATCATGGAAAAGTTTGCTGAGCG TTTTTGTGCTGATAATCCTGGACTTTTCAAGAATGCGGATACTGCTTATGTTCTTGCTTATGCAGTTTTAATGTTAAATACAGATGCTCACAATCCAATGGTTTGGCCGAAAATGTCAAAATCTGATTTTATACTCATGAACTCTGTAAATGATGTGGAAGAGTGTGCACCAAAGGAGCTCCTAGAGGAGATATATGATTCAATTGTAAAAGAAGAGATAAAGATGAAGGATGATACACCTGATGCATCTAAAAGCAGCAGAGGGAGGCCAGAAAGTGAAGAGAGTGGCCATCTTGTAAATATTCTCAATTTATCTCTTCCTAAAAAGAAATTTGGGTTTGATACTAAAGTAGAAAGtgagaaaataaagaaacaaattCAGATCTTTTTCAGAAATAAAGGCGAAAAAAGGGGTGTCTTCTATACAGCTGAGCAGGTTGAACTAGTTAGACCAATGCTTGAAGCTGTGGGGTGGCCTCTTCTTGCAACATTTTCTGTAACAATGGAGGAAGGAGATAATAAGCCTAGGGTTATTCTTTGCATGGAAGGTATTAGTGCTGGCATACATCTAACACGTGTTCTTGGGATGGATACAATGTGTTATGCTTTCCTAACATCATTAGTACG ATTTACATTCTTGCATGTTCCAAAGGAGATGCAAAGTAAAAATGTGGAAGCATTGCGAACACTGCTTATTCTATGTGATATGGACACTGATTCACTACAGGACACCTGGAATGCTGTCTTGGAATGTGTATCGCGGCTAGAATATATCACTTCAACCCCATCCATTGCTATAACTGTGATGCAGGGTTCAAATCAAACTTCAAGGGATGCAGTTCTTCAGTCTCTTAAAGAGTTGGCTGGAAAACCAGCAGAGCAAGTTTTTGTAAACAGTGTAAAATTGCCTAGTGATTCCATTGTGGAGTTCTTTACTGCTCTTTGTAGTGTTTCTGCTGAAGAGTTGAAACAAACACCTGCCCGAGTCTTCAGCTTACAAAAGCTTGTTGAGATAAGCTATTACAATATGGCTCGCATTCGGCTG GTATGGGCTAGAATATGGTCTGTCTTGGCCCAGCACTTCATTTCTGTTGGTAGCCATCATGAGGAAAAAGTTGCTATGTATGCCATCGATTCACTGAGACAACTTAGTATGAAGTATTTGGAACGCGCTGAATTGACCAACTTCACCTTTCAAAATGACATTTTGAAGCCTTTTGTCATTCTTATGCGGATTAGCCACAATGAAAAAATACGCAGCCTAATTGTTGATTGCATTGTTCAG ATGATTAAATCAAAGGTGGGCAGCATTAAATCAGGTTGGCGGAGCGTGTTCATGATCTTCACTGCAGCAGCAGATGATGAATCCGAATCAATAGTTGAAAGTGCATTTGAAAATGTTGAACAGG TTATCTTGGAGCACTTTGACCAGGTTGTTGGTGACTGCTTTATGGATTGTGTGAATTGCTTCATTCATTTTGCCAATAACAAAAGCTCTCCTCGCATTAGCTTGAAGGCTATTGCCCTTCTCCGTATATGTGAAGATCGCCTTGCTGAG GGCTTTATACCTGGTGGAGCCCTCAACCCAGTGGATGGTGGTCTCGAATCAAACTTTGATGTAACAGAGCATTACTTGTTTCCTATGTTAGCTGGTTTATCTGATCTAACATTGGACCCTAGATTAGAAGTTCGAAACTGTGCACTGGAGGTGCTATTTGATTTGCTGAACGAGAGGGGAAAGAAATTTTCTTCTACTTTCTGGGAGAGCATTTTTCATAGGATCCTATTTCCTATATTTGACCATGTACGACATGCTGGTAGAGAGGGCATTGTCTCCACTAATGAGGAATGGCTTCGGGAAACCAGTATCCATTCACTCCAGTTGCTCTGTAACCTTTTCAATACTTTCTACACG GAAGTTTCTTTTATGCTACCACCACTTCTGGGTTTTCTTCTTGATTGTGCCAAGAAAACAGATCAGAGTGTGGTTTCCATCTCGCTGGGAGCTCTTGTACATCTCATTGAGGTCGGGGGCCATCAATTTAGTGATGGAGATTGGGATACTTTGTTAAAAAGCATTAG AGATGCATCCTACATGACTCAACCTCTTGAGCTTCTTAATTCTTTGGGATTTGTAAACTCAAAGAACCAGACTATTCTATCAAAAGATTCAGAAGCTGAAGATGGTGGCAGTACAGTTAAAACTATTAATGAGAATAGGAAGGATGAAATGGTCTTGGATAATCAATCATTAGTTGATACTGAAGAATCTGGAAAATCAATCAGCTCGACTAAGGATCATCTTGGTAGCAATCTTCAAGCCAACTTAGAGGAATCTAATG GCCTTCCATCACCATCAGGTGGCCTGCCGAAGCCTACTGAAGCTGCAGATTTCCAGCGTAGTCAAACATTTGGTCAGAGGATTATGGATAATCTTCTTCGAAATCTCACTTCAAAATCAAAAAATGGCACAAATGACGTTGACACTGCTTCACCTACAAAG AGTCCTGATGCTGCAGAACCCATTCCTGATGATAATGATGAAGATGAAAATCCAATGATGGAGACTATAAAAGGCAAATGCATCACCCAACTACTTTTATTAGGTGCTCTTGATAGCATACAG AAGAAATACTGGAACAAGTTGAACTTCCATCATAAGATCACAGTTATGGACATCTTGCTGTCTCTTGTGGAGTTTGCTTCTACATATAATTCACCATCAAACCTAATTTTACGCATGCAATACCTACCACTAGAAAG ATTACCACTAAATCTTCTCCGCCAGGAAATGACTGGAACTtccatttatttagaaattttacACAAGTCAACTGGAACAGATATTAATAAAAATAGTCATAAACCACTCAATTCTGAAGAGAAGCTCTTAAACGTGGCGGAGGAGAAACTGGTTGCTTTCTGTGGTCAGATTTTAATGGAGGCTTCTGATCTCAAGCGAAGTTCAGAGGTCGGTAGTGCCAATATCCATCGAGTACTCGACCTGAGAGCACCAGTTATTGTTAAG GTACTCGAAGGAATGCGTTCTATGAATAGCCTCATATTCAGAAAGCATCTCAGAGAGTTCTATCCTCTAATCACGAAACTTATTCGTTGCGATCAG ATGGAGGTTCGTGGAGCAGTCGGAGATCTCTTGGGTGCACAGCTCACTCCCCTTCTGCCGTAA
- the LOC121981053 gene encoding brefeldin A-inhibited guanine nucleotide-exchange protein 5-like isoform X1, producing MAGAAAAGFITRSFEAMLKECAGKKYPDLQSAVQACLDNMKETKQEVAFDENKHVAIPAWEERDDRDALAKEGDRDGLAASTGNNSVTKSQEISEPIIVALANAGHTLDGAQTEVILKPLRLAFESKNIKLLKLALDCIHKLIAYDHLEGDPGLDGGKNASLFTDILNMVCGCVDNSSSDSTIVQVLQALLTAVSSMRFRVHGDPLLGVIKVCYDIALNSKSLVNQATSKAMLTQMISIVFRRMETDQVPVSSIAHAAIPASFTSSENVEKSSDATDEKNTVADALPKKHENDASPRLEEFQNLASGADIKGLEAALDQTVQLEDGKKVSGVESTSVVQNDALLLFRTLCKMGMKEEGAEVATKTRLLSLELLQGLLEGVDYSFTKNFHFIDSVKAYLSYALLRASVSSSPVVFQYATGIFAVLLLRFRECLKGEIGIFFPLIVLKSLESNENVLSQRTSVLRMLEKVCKDSQMLADIFVNYDCDLQAPNLFERTVNALSKIAQGTVTIDPNSITATQIASAKGSSLQSLVSVLKSLVDWEKLKGESAKHGNIVQSLEAEVSATDTASINDQKNTDDGLNQFEKAKAHKSTMEAALLEFNRKPAKGIQFLLANKLVEGKASSIAQFLKSTPNLDKAMIGEYLGQHEELPLAVMNAYVDSMKFSGLKFDTSIREFLTGFRLPGEAQKIDRIMEKFAERFCADNPGLFKNADTAYVLAYAVLMLNTDAHNPMVWPKMSKSDFILMNSVNDVEECAPKELLEEIYDSIVKEEIKMKDDTPDASKSSRGRPESEESGHLVNILNLSLPKKKFGFDTKVESEKIKKQIQIFFRNKGEKRGVFYTAEQVELVRPMLEAVGWPLLATFSVTMEEGDNKPRVILCMEGISAGIHLTRVLGMDTMCYAFLTSLVRFTFLHVPKEMQSKNVEALRTLLILCDMDTDSLQDTWNAVLECVSRLEYITSTPSIAITVMQGSNQTSRDAVLQSLKELAGKPAEQVFVNSVKLPSDSIVEFFTALCSVSAEELKQTPARVFSLQKLVEISYYNMARIRLVWARIWSVLAQHFISVGSHHEEKVAMYAIDSLRQLSMKYLERAELTNFTFQNDILKPFVILMRISHNEKIRSLIVDCIVQMIKSKVGSIKSGWRSVFMIFTAAADDESESIVESAFENVEQVILEHFDQVVGDCFMDCVNCFIHFANNKSSPRISLKAIALLRICEDRLAEGFIPGGALNPVDGGLESNFDVTEHYLFPMLAGLSDLTLDPRLEVRNCALEVLFDLLNERGKKFSSTFWESIFHRILFPIFDHVRHAGREGIVSTNEEWLRETSIHSLQLLCNLFNTFYTEVSFMLPPLLGFLLDCAKKTDQSVVSISLGALVHLIEVGGHQFSDGDWDTLLKSIRDASYMTQPLELLNSLGFVNSKNQTILSKDSEAEDGGSTVKTINENRKDEMVLDNQSLVDTEESGKSISSTKDHLGSNLQANLEESNGLPSPSGGLPKPTEAADFQRSQTFGQRIMDNLLRNLTSKSKNGTNDVDTASPTKSPDAAEPIPDDNDEDENPMMETIKGKCITQLLLLGALDSIQKKYWNKLNFHHKITVMDILLSLVEFASTYNSPSNLILRMQYLPLERLPLNLLRQEMTGTSIYLEILHKSTGTDINKNSHKPLNSEEKLLNVAEEKLVAFCGQILMEASDLKRSSEVGSANIHRVLDLRAPVIVKVLEGMRSMNSLIFRKHLREFYPLITKLIRCDQMEVRGAVGDLLGAQLTPLLP from the exons ATGGCAGGCGCCGCAGCTGCTGGGTTCATCACGAGGTCCTTCGAGGCCATGCTCAAGGAGTGCGCGGGGAAGAAGTACCCCGACCTGCAGAGCGCCGTGCAGGCTTGTCTAG ACAACATGAAGGAAACCAAACAAGAGGTGGCTTTTGATGAGAATAAACATGTTGCAATACCGGCTTGGGAAGAAAg AGATGATCGTGATGCTTTGGCGAAAGAAGGGGATCGTGATGGTCTGGCTGCCTCTACTGGAAACAATAGTGTCACTAAGTCTCAGGAAATCAGTGAACCTATTATAGTAGCTTTAGCAAATGCTGGGCACACCTTAGACGGGGCTCAAACTGAAGTTATCTTAAAGCCACTGAGGCTCGCATTTGAGtcaaaaaatataaaacttttgAAGCTTGCACTTGACTGTATCCAT AAACTCATAGCCTATGATCATTTAGAAGGTGATCCTGGACTGGATGGTGGCAAAAATGCTTCATTATTTACAGATATACTCAACATGGTCTGTGGCTGTGTTGATAATTCTTCATCGGATAG CACCATAGTTCAAGTTTTGCAGGCGCTTCTTACTGCTGTATCTTCAATGAGGTTCAGAG TTCATGGAGACCCATTGCTGGGAGTGATTAAAGTATGCTATGACATTGCTCTCAACAG TAAGAGTTTAGTAAATCAGGCAACATCAAAAGCAATGCTAACCCAAATGATCAGTATTGTGTTTCGGCGAATGGAAACTGATCAG GTTCCTGTATCTAGTATTGCACATGCTGCCATTCCAGCTAGCTTCACCAGCTCTGAGAATGTAGAAAAATCTAGTGATGCAACAGATGAGAAAAATACTGTGGCAGATGCATTACCCAAGAAGCATGAAAATGATGCATCTCCTCGTTTGGAGGAATTTCAGAATCTGGCTAGCGGTGCTGACATCAAG GGTTTAGAGGCTGCTCTTGACCAAACTGTTCAACTTGAGGATGGAAAGAAAGTTTCAGG TGTAGAGAGCACGAGTGTGGTGCAAAATGATGCTTTGTTGCTGTTTCGCACTCTGTGCAAG ATGGGGATGAAAGAAGAGGGTGCTGAGGTGGCCACCAAGACGAGACTATTGTCTCTTGAGCTTTTGCAG GGTTTGCTGGAAGGAGTTGACTATTCCTTTACGAAAAATTTCCATTTTATTGACTCAGTTAAGGCATATCTTTCATATGCTTTGTTGCGAGCTTCTGTTTCTTCTTCCCCAGTGGTTTTTCAG TATGCAACTGGAATATTTGCTGTTCTTTTGCTCCGTTTTAGAGAATGTCTTAAG GGAGAAATTGGCATCTTTTTTCCATTGATCGTTTTAAAATCATTGGAAAGTAATGAGAATGTGCTTAGCCAAAGGACAAGTGTTCTCCG GATGCTTGAGAAAGTATGCAAGGACTCCCAAATGCTTGCAGACATATTCGTTAACTATGATTGTGATCTTCAGGCACCAAACCTTTTTGAACGCACG GTAAATGCATTATCAAAGATAGCCCAAGGAACTGTAACTATTGATCCCAACTCAATTACTGCAACACAGATTGCTTCTGCTAAAGGTTCATCACTTCAG AGCTTGGTGAGTGTGCTCAAATCACTGGTTGATTGGGAAAAGCTTAAAGGAGAATCTGCTAAGCATGGTAATATTGTTCAGTCTCTTGAAGCGGAAGTTTCAGCTACAGATACTGCTTCAATTAATGACCAGAAGAATACTGATGATGGATTAAACCAATTTGAGAAGGCTAAAGCTCACAAATCCACAATGGAAGCAGCCCTCTTAGAG TTCAACCGAAAGCCAGCAAAAGGGATACAATTTCTATTGGCTAATAAGTTGGTTGAGGGTAAAGCTTCTTCAATTGCTCAATTCCTGAAGAGCACACCTAATTTGGATAAG GCAATGATTGGTGAATATTTAGGCCAGCATGAGGAACTTCCTCTTGCTGTTATGAATGCATATGTTGATTCCATGAAGTTCTCAGGATTGAAGTTTGATACTTCAATTCGTGAATTCCTAACAGGATTTCGACTTCCTGGTGAAGCACAAAAAATTGATCGAATCATGGAAAAGTTTGCTGAGCG TTTTTGTGCTGATAATCCTGGACTTTTCAAGAATGCGGATACTGCTTATGTTCTTGCTTATGCAGTTTTAATGTTAAATACAGATGCTCACAATCCAATGGTTTGGCCGAAAATGTCAAAATCTGATTTTATACTCATGAACTCTGTAAATGATGTGGAAGAGTGTGCACCAAAGGAGCTCCTAGAGGAGATATATGATTCAATTGTAAAAGAAGAGATAAAGATGAAGGATGATACACCTGATGCATCTAAAAGCAGCAGAGGGAGGCCAGAAAGTGAAGAGAGTGGCCATCTTGTAAATATTCTCAATTTATCTCTTCCTAAAAAGAAATTTGGGTTTGATACTAAAGTAGAAAGtgagaaaataaagaaacaaattCAGATCTTTTTCAGAAATAAAGGCGAAAAAAGGGGTGTCTTCTATACAGCTGAGCAGGTTGAACTAGTTAGACCAATGCTTGAAGCTGTGGGGTGGCCTCTTCTTGCAACATTTTCTGTAACAATGGAGGAAGGAGATAATAAGCCTAGGGTTATTCTTTGCATGGAAGGTATTAGTGCTGGCATACATCTAACACGTGTTCTTGGGATGGATACAATGTGTTATGCTTTCCTAACATCATTAGTACG ATTTACATTCTTGCATGTTCCAAAGGAGATGCAAAGTAAAAATGTGGAAGCATTGCGAACACTGCTTATTCTATGTGATATGGACACTGATTCACTACAGGACACCTGGAATGCTGTCTTGGAATGTGTATCGCGGCTAGAATATATCACTTCAACCCCATCCATTGCTATAACTGTGATGCAGGGTTCAAATCAAACTTCAAGGGATGCAGTTCTTCAGTCTCTTAAAGAGTTGGCTGGAAAACCAGCAGAGCAAGTTTTTGTAAACAGTGTAAAATTGCCTAGTGATTCCATTGTGGAGTTCTTTACTGCTCTTTGTAGTGTTTCTGCTGAAGAGTTGAAACAAACACCTGCCCGAGTCTTCAGCTTACAAAAGCTTGTTGAGATAAGCTATTACAATATGGCTCGCATTCGGCTG GTATGGGCTAGAATATGGTCTGTCTTGGCCCAGCACTTCATTTCTGTTGGTAGCCATCATGAGGAAAAAGTTGCTATGTATGCCATCGATTCACTGAGACAACTTAGTATGAAGTATTTGGAACGCGCTGAATTGACCAACTTCACCTTTCAAAATGACATTTTGAAGCCTTTTGTCATTCTTATGCGGATTAGCCACAATGAAAAAATACGCAGCCTAATTGTTGATTGCATTGTTCAG ATGATTAAATCAAAGGTGGGCAGCATTAAATCAGGTTGGCGGAGCGTGTTCATGATCTTCACTGCAGCAGCAGATGATGAATCCGAATCAATAGTTGAAAGTGCATTTGAAAATGTTGAACAGG TTATCTTGGAGCACTTTGACCAGGTTGTTGGTGACTGCTTTATGGATTGTGTGAATTGCTTCATTCATTTTGCCAATAACAAAAGCTCTCCTCGCATTAGCTTGAAGGCTATTGCCCTTCTCCGTATATGTGAAGATCGCCTTGCTGAG GGCTTTATACCTGGTGGAGCCCTCAACCCAGTGGATGGTGGTCTCGAATCAAACTTTGATGTAACAGAGCATTACTTGTTTCCTATGTTAGCTGGTTTATCTGATCTAACATTGGACCCTAGATTAGAAGTTCGAAACTGTGCACTGGAGGTGCTATTTGATTTGCTGAACGAGAGGGGAAAGAAATTTTCTTCTACTTTCTGGGAGAGCATTTTTCATAGGATCCTATTTCCTATATTTGACCATGTACGACATGCTGGTAGAGAGGGCATTGTCTCCACTAATGAGGAATGGCTTCGGGAAACCAGTATCCATTCACTCCAGTTGCTCTGTAACCTTTTCAATACTTTCTACACG GAAGTTTCTTTTATGCTACCACCACTTCTGGGTTTTCTTCTTGATTGTGCCAAGAAAACAGATCAGAGTGTGGTTTCCATCTCGCTGGGAGCTCTTGTACATCTCATTGAGGTCGGGGGCCATCAATTTAGTGATGGAGATTGGGATACTTTGTTAAAAAGCATTAG AGATGCATCCTACATGACTCAACCTCTTGAGCTTCTTAATTCTTTGGGATTTGTAAACTCAAAGAACCAGACTATTCTATCAAAAGATTCAGAAGCTGAAGATGGTGGCAGTACAGTTAAAACTATTAATGAGAATAGGAAGGATGAAATGGTCTTGGATAATCAATCATTAGTTGATACTGAAGAATCTGGAAAATCAATCAGCTCGACTAAGGATCATCTTGGTAGCAATCTTCAAGCCAACTTAGAGGAATCTAATG GCCTTCCATCACCATCAGGTGGCCTGCCGAAGCCTACTGAAGCTGCAGATTTCCAGCGTAGTCAAACATTTGGTCAGAGGATTATGGATAATCTTCTTCGAAATCTCACTTCAAAATCAAAAAATGGCACAAATGACGTTGACACTGCTTCACCTACAAAG AGTCCTGATGCTGCAGAACCCATTCCTGATGATAATGATGAAGATGAAAATCCAATGATGGAGACTATAAAAGGCAAATGCATCACCCAACTACTTTTATTAGGTGCTCTTGATAGCATACAG AAGAAATACTGGAACAAGTTGAACTTCCATCATAAGATCACAGTTATGGACATCTTGCTGTCTCTTGTGGAGTTTGCTTCTACATATAATTCACCATCAAACCTAATTTTACGCATGCAATACCTACCACTAGAAAG ATTACCACTAAATCTTCTCCGCCAGGAAATGACTGGAACTtccatttatttagaaattttacACAAGTCAACTGGAACAGATATTAATAAAAATAGTCATAAACCACTCAATTCTGAAGAGAAGCTCTTAAACGTGGCGGAGGAGAAACTGGTTGCTTTCTGTGGTCAGATTTTAATGGAGGCTTCTGATCTCAAGCGAAGTTCAGAGGTCGGTAGTGCCAATATCCATCGAGTACTCGACCTGAGAGCACCAGTTATTGTTAAG GTACTCGAAGGAATGCGTTCTATGAATAGCCTCATATTCAGAAAGCATCTCAGAGAGTTCTATCCTCTAATCACGAAACTTATTCGTTGCGATCAG ATGGAGGTTCGTGGAGCAGTCGGAGATCTCTTGGGTGCACAGCTCACTCCCCTTCTGCCGTAA